The following coding sequences lie in one Streptomyces sp. NBC_00510 genomic window:
- a CDS encoding peptidase inhibitor family I36 protein: MRSAALTLALTAAVVAAAALAAPAPHATAAPAGGCDPGELCLWSRPDYRGARLVHELADTDVNSCVPLPPGTSAKSFVNRTRKLVTTYQSAECSTEGDFVTFPSGTWVPESRHTVRAFQIVDQ; the protein is encoded by the coding sequence ATGCGCAGTGCAGCCCTGACCCTTGCCCTGACCGCGGCCGTCGTGGCCGCCGCGGCCCTGGCCGCCCCGGCCCCGCACGCGACGGCCGCCCCCGCGGGCGGCTGCGACCCCGGGGAGCTGTGCCTGTGGAGCAGACCGGACTACCGCGGGGCGCGCCTGGTCCACGAGCTCGCCGACACCGACGTCAACTCCTGCGTGCCGCTACCGCCCGGGACGTCCGCGAAGTCGTTCGTCAACCGGACCCGCAAGCTCGTGACGACCTATCAGAGCGCCGAGTGCTCCACCGAGGGCGACTTCGTGACGTTCCCGTCCGGCACCTGGGTCCCGGAGTCCCGGCACACGGTCCGCGCCTTCCAGATCGTCGACCAGTGA
- a CDS encoding DUF4429 domain-containing protein — protein MGDVLAGSNAVWEFDADAVLIRYERGMRNSKLLQTLGRRRVPYEALAGVELVPGRRGAIALRMLPRRGADPLMEAAKGQLKETADPYRLVLPAERELLAEYYAGELLSAIATAGGGADAEPAPRHLVDVPSAPLSFKAYDGKASFDGGTVSFRWFWTGASTAKWKAGDQHFPVDGLSGVDWRSPEMLGGHLRLLPRDADGHRSGNPDDDPATVVFGLGYGLVHESLPLAAAVLAAVQRAARTRPALDRDGYSRAADVDDMSG, from the coding sequence ATGGGTGACGTATTGGCCGGATCCAACGCCGTATGGGAGTTCGATGCCGATGCGGTGCTCATCCGTTACGAGCGGGGGATGCGCAACTCGAAGCTGCTGCAGACCCTGGGGCGGCGGCGTGTCCCCTACGAGGCCCTCGCGGGCGTCGAACTGGTCCCGGGGCGGCGCGGCGCCATCGCGCTGCGCATGCTCCCGCGGCGGGGCGCCGATCCGCTGATGGAGGCCGCGAAGGGCCAGCTCAAGGAGACCGCCGACCCCTACCGCCTGGTGCTGCCCGCCGAGCGGGAACTGCTCGCCGAGTACTACGCCGGGGAACTGCTGTCCGCGATCGCGACGGCCGGCGGCGGCGCGGACGCGGAACCGGCCCCGCGCCACCTGGTGGACGTGCCGTCCGCGCCCCTGTCGTTCAAGGCGTACGACGGCAAGGCCTCCTTCGACGGCGGGACGGTGTCCTTCCGCTGGTTCTGGACGGGCGCCTCGACGGCCAAGTGGAAGGCCGGCGACCAGCACTTCCCGGTCGACGGGCTGTCCGGGGTCGACTGGCGCTCCCCCGAGATGCTCGGCGGCCACCTGCGGCTGCTGCCGCGCGACGCCGACGGCCACCGCTCCGGCAACCCCGACGACGACCCCGCGACCGTCGTGTTCGGCCTCGGGTACGGCCTCGTCCACGAGTCGCTGCCGCTGGCGGCGGCGGTCCTCGCGGCGGTCCAGCGGGCCGCGCGGACGCGGCCCGCCCTGGACCGGGACGGCTACTCGCGCGCCGCCGACGTGGACGACATGTCCGGGTAG
- a CDS encoding DUF3052 domain-containing protein, translating into MSATAGHAEEQTNPASRLGFEPGQVVQELGYDDDVDHELREGIEGITGEELADEEYDDVADGVILWFRDDDGDLTDALVDATSAIDEGAQIWLMTPKTGRDGHVEPSDIGEAAQTAGLAQTSSVNVSKDWTASRLVTPKTAKAGKR; encoded by the coding sequence GTGAGCGCGACCGCGGGCCACGCGGAGGAGCAAACCAACCCGGCGAGCCGGCTTGGTTTTGAGCCCGGACAGGTGGTCCAGGAGCTCGGCTACGACGATGACGTCGATCACGAGCTCCGTGAGGGTATTGAGGGGATCACGGGCGAAGAGCTCGCGGACGAGGAGTACGACGACGTCGCCGACGGCGTCATCCTCTGGTTCCGTGATGATGACGGCGATCTGACCGACGCCCTGGTCGACGCCACGTCCGCCATCGATGAGGGCGCCCAGATCTGGCTCATGACCCCGAAGACCGGCCGTGACGGGCACGTCGAGCCGAGTGACATCGGAGAGGCCGCGCAGACCGCCGGCCTGGCTCAGACCAGCAGTGTCAACGTCTCCAAGGACTGGACCGCCAGTCGACTGGTGACCCCCAAGACGGCGAAGGCCGGCAAGCGCTGA
- a CDS encoding TerD family protein has protein sequence MGVSLSKGGNVSLTKEAPNLTAVIVGLGWDARTTAGADFDLDASALLTGTEGKVLSDQHFVFFNNLRSPDGSVEHTGDNITGEGEGDDEQIKVNLAGVPAEVAKIVFPVSIYDAETRQQSFGQVRNAFIRVVNQADDKELARYDLTEDASTETAMVFGELYRHGAEWKFRAIGQGYASGLRGIAQDFGVNV, from the coding sequence GTGGGAGTCAGCCTCAGCAAGGGTGGCAACGTATCGCTGACGAAGGAGGCCCCCAACCTCACGGCCGTCATCGTCGGCCTCGGCTGGGACGCCCGCACCACCGCGGGCGCGGACTTCGACCTCGACGCCAGTGCCCTGCTCACCGGTACGGAGGGCAAGGTCCTCTCCGACCAGCACTTCGTCTTCTTCAACAACCTCAGGAGCCCCGACGGCTCCGTGGAGCACACCGGCGACAACATCACCGGTGAGGGCGAGGGGGACGACGAGCAGATCAAGGTGAACCTGGCCGGCGTGCCGGCCGAGGTCGCCAAGATCGTCTTCCCGGTGTCGATCTACGACGCCGAGACCCGCCAGCAGTCGTTCGGCCAGGTCCGCAACGCCTTCATCCGCGTCGTCAACCAGGCCGACGACAAGGAACTGGCCCGTTACGACCTCACCGAGGACGCGTCGACCGAGACGGCGATGGTCTTCGGCGAGCTGTACCGGCACGGCGCGGAATGGAAGTTCCGGGCCATCGGCCAGGGATACGCGTCCGGCCTGCGCGGCATCGCGCAGGACTTCGGCGTCAACGTCTGA
- a CDS encoding alpha/beta hydrolase family protein, giving the protein MNLVDERFSSPSLRALLALAVVFVMLATTGWTALRHHKGGGDALAVATAAWRHGSVGGRPLPDPQAAPGVIARFFASVGPDGAKRLAVRYPLVVGNLNGAPIALRYQANRRSLGTARAQETARSHSSLLTAEGRQDAAQRAERYTSLLDGGRQILAFDPTGRGRAAEVFGDLGTAERVSLVVPGVDTDVLSFEREDDPTRAPVGMARSLYAAEHAAAPHTRTAVIAWADYTTPQGVGLDASTGELAEQGAVRLAALVRALPARGSVSLFCHSYGSVLCGVAAPDLPSGRVSDIAVFGSPGMRVDKAADLGTAARVWATRDSTDWIGDVPHMEFAGLGHGADPVSRSFGARVVTSEDAEGHAGYFRSGTDSLANFTSIALGRYPDVRCADGSRCTADVA; this is encoded by the coding sequence GTGAACCTCGTCGACGAGCGCTTCAGCTCCCCCTCCCTGCGCGCCCTCCTGGCCCTGGCCGTGGTCTTCGTCATGCTGGCGACCACCGGCTGGACCGCGCTGCGCCACCACAAGGGCGGCGGGGACGCGCTGGCGGTGGCCACGGCCGCGTGGCGGCACGGCTCGGTGGGCGGGCGTCCGCTCCCCGACCCCCAGGCGGCCCCCGGCGTCATCGCGCGCTTCTTCGCCTCGGTCGGGCCGGACGGGGCCAAGCGGCTCGCCGTCCGCTACCCGCTCGTCGTCGGCAACCTCAACGGCGCCCCGATCGCCCTGCGTTACCAGGCCAACCGGCGCTCGCTCGGCACGGCCCGCGCCCAGGAGACCGCCCGCTCGCACAGCTCCCTGCTGACCGCCGAGGGCCGCCAGGACGCCGCGCAGCGCGCCGAGCGGTACACCTCCCTGCTCGACGGCGGCCGGCAGATCCTCGCCTTCGACCCCACCGGCCGCGGCCGGGCCGCCGAGGTCTTCGGCGATCTCGGCACCGCCGAACGGGTGTCGCTCGTCGTGCCCGGGGTCGACACCGACGTGCTCTCCTTCGAACGCGAGGACGATCCGACGCGCGCCCCCGTCGGCATGGCCCGCTCGCTGTACGCGGCCGAGCACGCCGCCGCCCCGCACACGCGCACGGCCGTCATCGCCTGGGCCGACTACACCACCCCGCAGGGCGTCGGCCTGGACGCCTCCACCGGGGAACTGGCGGAGCAGGGCGCCGTCCGGCTGGCCGCGCTGGTGCGGGCGCTGCCGGCGCGCGGCAGCGTCTCGCTGTTCTGCCACTCCTACGGCTCGGTGCTGTGCGGTGTCGCCGCCCCGGACCTGCCGTCCGGCCGGGTCTCCGACATCGCCGTCTTCGGCAGCCCCGGCATGCGGGTGGACAAGGCGGCCGACCTGGGCACGGCCGCCCGGGTGTGGGCCACCCGCGACAGCACCGACTGGATCGGCGACGTGCCGCACATGGAGTTCGCCGGGCTCGGCCACGGCGCCGACCCCGTCTCCCGGTCCTTCGGCGCCCGCGTGGTGACCTCCGAGGACGCCGAGGGACACGCGGGCTACTTCCGCTCCGGCACCGACAGCCTCGCCAACTTCACCAGCATCGCCCTCGGCCGCTACCCGGACGTCCGGTGCGCCGACGGCAGCCGGTGCACGGCGGACGTGGCCTAG
- a CDS encoding TerD family protein has product MGVTLAKGGNVSLTKAAPNLTNVLIGLGWDARSTTGAPFDLDASALLCASGRVLGDEYFVFYNNLKSPEGSVEHTGDNLTGDGDGDDEVLLVDLSAVPERVDKIVFPVSIYDADARGQTFGQVSNAFIRVVNQTDQSELARYDLSEDASSETAMIFGELYRYGGEWKFRAVGQGYASGLRGIALDFGVNVS; this is encoded by the coding sequence ATGGGCGTGACGCTCGCCAAGGGGGGCAACGTCTCCCTCACCAAGGCCGCACCCAATCTGACCAACGTGCTGATCGGGCTCGGCTGGGACGCGCGCTCCACCACCGGGGCGCCCTTCGACCTGGACGCCAGCGCGCTGCTGTGCGCCTCGGGCCGGGTGCTCGGCGACGAGTACTTCGTCTTCTACAACAACCTCAAGAGCCCGGAGGGCTCGGTCGAGCACACCGGCGACAACCTGACCGGTGACGGCGACGGCGACGACGAGGTCCTGCTGGTGGACCTGTCGGCCGTGCCCGAGCGGGTCGACAAGATCGTCTTCCCGGTCTCCATCTACGACGCCGACGCCCGCGGCCAGACCTTCGGCCAGGTCAGCAACGCCTTCATCCGGGTGGTCAACCAGACCGACCAGAGCGAACTGGCGCGCTACGACCTCTCCGAGGACGCCTCCAGCGAAACGGCGATGATCTTCGGAGAGCTGTACCGGTACGGCGGCGAATGGAAGTTCCGAGCCGTTGGCCAGGGGTATGCATCAGGCCTCCGGGGCATCGCCCTAGACTTTGGGGTCAACGTTTCGTAA
- a CDS encoding peroxiredoxin — protein MALAVGEKAPDFELRDQHGRTVRLSDFQGSRNVVLLFFPFAFTGVCTGELCALRDELPAFQNDEVQLLAVSNDSMHTQRVFSEQEGLEYPLLSDFWPHGEVSRAYGVFAEDKGCAVRGTFVIDKEGVVRWTVVNGLPDARDLNEYVKALEAL, from the coding sequence ATGGCGCTCGCCGTAGGCGAAAAGGCCCCCGACTTCGAGCTGCGGGACCAGCACGGCCGGACCGTGCGGCTGTCCGACTTCCAGGGCTCCAGGAACGTCGTCCTGCTCTTCTTCCCCTTCGCCTTCACCGGGGTCTGCACGGGCGAGCTGTGCGCGCTCCGCGACGAGCTGCCGGCCTTCCAGAACGACGAGGTCCAGTTGCTCGCGGTCTCCAACGACTCGATGCACACCCAGCGCGTCTTCTCCGAGCAGGAGGGCCTGGAGTACCCGCTGCTGTCCGACTTCTGGCCGCACGGCGAGGTCTCCCGGGCCTACGGCGTCTTCGCCGAGGACAAGGGCTGCGCGGTGCGCGGCACCTTCGTCATCGACAAGGAGGGCGTGGTCCGTTGGACCGTCGTCAACGGCCTGCCGGACGCCCGTGACCTGAACGAGTACGTCAAGGCGCTCGAAGCCCTGTAG
- a CDS encoding aldo/keto reductase produces MSDNNEPIAKVTLGTGGPLVGVQGLGCMGMSEFYGPTDEAAARATLDAALDLGVTLFDTADVYGLGANEEFIAPFVREHRDEITLATKFGIERKADDARYRGVRNDPDYIREAVDGSLRRLGVDVIDLYYMHRRDPAVPLAESVGAMAELVRAGKVKHLGLSEVTGAELREAHAVHPIAAVQSEWSLFSRDVEISLTGAAAELGVALVPYSPLGRGFLTGSFQDASQLSADDFRQYQPRFSGENAKRNLDLLEPLRRVAEAHGATPAQIALAWVQQRAQVHGLTVVPIPGTRKAERLRENTAATRIALDGTELGRLEPIAGQVAGDRYPDMSSTSAARE; encoded by the coding sequence ATGAGCGACAACAACGAACCGATCGCCAAGGTCACGCTCGGCACCGGCGGCCCCCTGGTCGGCGTGCAGGGTCTGGGCTGCATGGGCATGAGCGAGTTCTACGGTCCCACCGACGAGGCCGCCGCCCGCGCCACCCTCGACGCGGCGCTGGACCTCGGGGTCACGCTCTTCGACACCGCCGACGTGTACGGCCTGGGCGCCAACGAGGAGTTCATCGCCCCCTTCGTGCGCGAGCACCGGGACGAGATCACCCTCGCCACCAAGTTCGGCATAGAGCGGAAGGCCGACGACGCGCGGTACCGGGGCGTCCGCAACGACCCCGACTACATCCGGGAGGCCGTCGACGGCAGCCTGCGCCGCCTCGGCGTGGACGTCATCGACCTGTACTACATGCACCGCCGCGACCCCGCCGTGCCGCTGGCCGAGTCCGTCGGCGCGATGGCCGAGCTGGTGCGGGCCGGCAAGGTGAAGCACCTGGGCCTGTCCGAGGTGACCGGGGCCGAGCTGCGCGAGGCGCACGCCGTGCACCCGATCGCGGCCGTGCAGTCGGAGTGGTCGCTGTTCAGCCGGGACGTCGAGATCTCGCTGACCGGTGCCGCCGCCGAGCTGGGGGTGGCACTCGTGCCGTACTCCCCGCTGGGCCGCGGCTTTCTGACCGGCTCCTTCCAGGACGCCTCCCAGCTGTCGGCGGACGACTTCCGCCAGTACCAGCCGCGCTTCTCCGGGGAGAACGCCAAGCGCAACCTCGACCTGCTGGAGCCGCTGCGCCGGGTCGCCGAGGCGCACGGCGCCACACCCGCCCAGATCGCCCTGGCCTGGGTGCAGCAGCGGGCGCAGGTCCACGGGCTGACCGTGGTGCCGATCCCGGGCACCCGCAAGGCCGAGCGCCTGCGGGAGAACACCGCCGCCACCCGGATCGCCTTGGACGGGACCGAGCTGGGCCGGCTGGAACCGATCGCCGGGCAGGTCGCGGGGGACCGCTACCCGGACATGTCGTCCACGTCGGCGGCGCGCGAGTAG
- the aceE gene encoding pyruvate dehydrogenase (acetyl-transferring), homodimeric type, translating into MASGSDRNPIIIGGLPSQVPDFDPEETAEWLDSLDAAIDERGRERARYLMLRLIERARERRVAVPEMRSTDYVNTIATKDEPFFPGNEDIERRILNATRWNAAVMVSRAQRPGIGVGGHIATFASSASLYDVGFNHFFRGKDDGKGGDQIFFQGHASPGVYARAFLLDRLSETQLDAFRQEKSKAPYGLSSYPHPRLMPDFWEFPTVSMGLGPLGAIYQARMNRYLQARGIADTEQSHVWAFLGDGEMDEPESLGQLSLAAREGLDNLTFVVNCNLQRLDGPVRGNGKIIQELESQFRGAGWNVIKLIWDRTWDPLLAQDRDGVLVNKLNTTPDGQFQTYATETGSYIRDHFFGDDHRLRKMVEGLTDDQVLHLGRGGHDHRKIYAAYKAAREHKGQPTVILAQTVKGWTLGPNFEGRNATHQMKKLTVDDLKRFRDRLHLPISDKELESGAPPYYHPGRNSEEIQYMHDRRKGLGGYVPTRVVRAKPLALPDDKAYAGTRKGSGQQTIATTMAFVRLLKDLMRDKEIGKRFVPIAPDEYRTFGMDSLFPSAKIYNPLGQTYESVDRELLLAYKESPTGQMLHDGISEAGCTASLIAAGSSYATHGEPLIPVYVFYSMFGFQRTGDQFWQMADQLARGFVLGATAGRTTLTGEGLQHADGHSHLLASTNPAVVAYDPAFGFEIAHIVRDGLRRMYGGTPEANEDVFYYLTVYNEPIVQPAEPEGVDTEGILKGLYRYRTAEAGAIPAQILASGVAVPWALQAQKILAEEWNVRADVWSATSWNELRRDAVEAEEHNLLHPEEEQRVPYVTQKLSGSEGPFVAVSDWMRAVPDQISRWVPGTWQSLGADGFGFADTRGAARRFFHIDAQSVVLGVLTELAKEGKIDRSVLKQAIDRYQLLDVAAADPGAAGGDA; encoded by the coding sequence GTGGCTTCCGGATCAGATCGCAACCCGATCATCATTGGCGGCCTTCCCAGCCAGGTCCCGGATTTCGATCCCGAGGAGACGGCGGAATGGCTCGACTCGCTTGACGCCGCCATCGACGAGCGCGGACGCGAGCGCGCCCGCTACCTCATGCTCCGCCTGATCGAGCGAGCCCGCGAGCGGCGGGTTGCCGTGCCCGAGATGCGCAGCACGGATTACGTCAACACCATCGCGACCAAGGACGAGCCGTTCTTCCCCGGCAACGAGGACATCGAGCGGCGCATCCTCAACGCGACCCGCTGGAACGCGGCGGTCATGGTGTCCCGGGCGCAGCGTCCGGGTATCGGCGTCGGCGGGCACATCGCCACCTTCGCTTCCTCCGCCTCTCTGTACGACGTGGGCTTCAACCACTTCTTCCGGGGCAAGGACGACGGCAAGGGCGGGGACCAGATCTTCTTCCAGGGCCACGCCTCCCCTGGTGTGTACGCCCGTGCCTTCCTGCTGGACCGGCTCTCCGAGACCCAGCTCGACGCGTTCCGCCAGGAGAAGTCCAAGGCGCCGTACGGCCTGTCGAGCTACCCGCACCCGCGGCTCATGCCGGACTTCTGGGAGTTCCCGACCGTCTCCATGGGCCTCGGCCCGCTGGGCGCGATCTACCAGGCCCGGATGAACCGTTACCTGCAGGCGCGCGGCATCGCCGACACCGAGCAGTCGCACGTGTGGGCCTTCCTCGGCGACGGCGAGATGGACGAGCCGGAGTCGCTCGGCCAGCTGTCCCTGGCCGCCCGTGAGGGCCTGGACAACCTGACCTTCGTCGTCAACTGCAACCTGCAGCGGCTCGACGGCCCGGTGCGCGGCAACGGCAAGATCATCCAGGAGCTGGAGTCGCAGTTCCGCGGCGCCGGCTGGAACGTCATCAAGCTGATCTGGGACCGCACCTGGGACCCGCTGCTCGCGCAGGACCGCGACGGCGTGCTGGTGAACAAGCTCAACACCACGCCCGACGGCCAGTTCCAGACCTACGCCACCGAGACCGGCTCGTACATCCGCGACCACTTCTTCGGTGACGACCACCGGCTGCGCAAGATGGTCGAGGGCCTCACCGACGACCAGGTCCTGCACCTGGGCCGCGGCGGCCACGACCACCGCAAGATCTACGCGGCGTACAAGGCGGCCCGCGAGCACAAGGGCCAGCCGACCGTGATCCTGGCCCAGACCGTCAAGGGCTGGACGCTCGGCCCGAACTTCGAGGGCCGCAACGCGACCCACCAGATGAAGAAGCTGACGGTCGACGACCTCAAGCGCTTCCGCGACCGGCTGCACCTGCCGATCTCCGACAAGGAGCTGGAGTCCGGCGCCCCGCCGTACTACCACCCGGGCCGGAACTCGGAGGAGATCCAGTACATGCACGACCGGCGCAAGGGCCTGGGCGGTTACGTCCCGACCCGCGTCGTGCGCGCCAAGCCGCTGGCACTGCCGGACGACAAGGCCTACGCGGGGACCCGCAAGGGCTCCGGCCAGCAGACGATCGCCACCACGATGGCCTTCGTCCGGCTGCTGAAGGACCTCATGCGGGACAAGGAGATCGGCAAGCGCTTCGTGCCGATCGCCCCCGACGAGTACCGCACCTTCGGCATGGACTCGCTCTTCCCGTCGGCCAAGATCTACAACCCGCTGGGCCAGACGTACGAGTCCGTCGACCGCGAGCTGCTGCTGGCGTACAAGGAGTCCCCGACCGGTCAGATGCTGCACGACGGCATCTCCGAGGCGGGCTGCACCGCCTCGCTGATCGCCGCCGGGTCCTCCTACGCCACGCACGGCGAGCCGCTGATCCCGGTCTACGTCTTCTACTCGATGTTCGGCTTCCAGCGCACCGGCGACCAGTTCTGGCAGATGGCCGACCAGCTGGCGCGCGGCTTCGTGCTCGGCGCCACGGCGGGCCGCACCACCCTCACCGGTGAGGGCCTGCAGCACGCCGACGGCCACTCGCACCTGCTGGCCTCGACCAACCCGGCCGTCGTCGCGTACGACCCCGCGTTCGGCTTCGAGATCGCGCACATCGTCAGGGACGGTCTGCGCCGCATGTACGGCGGGACCCCCGAGGCGAACGAGGACGTCTTCTACTACCTCACCGTCTACAACGAGCCGATCGTGCAGCCGGCCGAGCCGGAGGGCGTGGACACCGAGGGCATCCTCAAGGGCCTGTACAGGTACCGGACCGCCGAGGCGGGCGCGATCCCGGCGCAGATCCTGGCGTCCGGCGTGGCCGTGCCGTGGGCGCTCCAGGCCCAGAAGATCCTCGCCGAGGAGTGGAACGTCCGGGCCGACGTGTGGTCCGCGACCTCCTGGAACGAGCTGCGGCGCGACGCCGTCGAGGCCGAGGAGCACAACCTGCTCCACCCCGAGGAGGAGCAGCGCGTCCCGTACGTGACGCAGAAGCTCAGCGGCTCCGAGGGCCCGTTCGTGGCCGTCTCGGACTGGATGCGGGCCGTCCCGGACCAGATCTCCCGCTGGGTGCCGGGCACCTGGCAGTCCCTCGGTGCCGACGGCTTCGGCTTCGCCGACACCCGTGGCGCGGCGCGCCGGTTCTTCCACATCGACGCCCAGTCGGTGGTCCTCGGCGTGCTCACCGAGCTCGCCAAGGAGGGGAAGATCGACCGGTCCGTGCTGAAGCAGGCGATCGACCGCTACCAGCTGCTCGACGTCGCCGCCGCCGACCCCGGCGCTGCGGGCGGCGACGCGTAA
- a CDS encoding MFS transporter, producing MTQASVVTDKGPDSIPAPSKKPLRGHPWLTLFSVAIGVMVVALDGTIVAVANPAIQADLGASREQIQWITTGYMLALAVSLITAGKLGDRFGHRQTFLVGLAGFAVTSGLIGVSSGVGMVIALRVLQGVFGALLQPAALGLLRATFPAEKLNMAIGIWGMVIGASTAAGPIAGGLLVEHVSWESVFFINVPVGLVALVLGLVILKDVRAENAPRSFDIPGILALSGAMFGLVWGLIKAPEWGWGDPLTLGFLVGSVLLFVLFAFWETKASEPLIPLRMFRSVPLSAGTALMVLMAFAFLGGLFFVTFYLQNVHGMSAVECGVHLLPLTAMMIVSSPVAGALITKFGPRVPLVGGMVCTAVAMFGMTGLEADSGTLVMSVWFALLGLGLAPVMVGATDVIVGNAPLELSGVAGGLQGSAMQVGGSLGTAVLGTVMASRVDGLLPEKWAAAGLPPLKGEQAAQAADAVVVGVPPVAKDTPAEIVAVITKITNETFLSGMGLAFTVAGIVAAFAAGIAFLTKRGVNADAAGGGVHI from the coding sequence ATGACCCAAGCCTCCGTCGTCACCGACAAGGGCCCGGACTCGATACCGGCGCCTTCCAAGAAGCCCCTGCGCGGCCACCCCTGGCTGACCCTGTTCTCGGTCGCCATCGGCGTCATGGTGGTGGCCCTGGACGGCACGATCGTCGCCGTCGCCAACCCGGCCATCCAGGCCGACCTCGGTGCCTCCCGCGAGCAGATCCAGTGGATCACCACCGGCTACATGCTGGCCCTGGCGGTCTCGCTGATCACCGCGGGCAAGCTCGGCGACCGGTTCGGGCACCGGCAGACCTTCCTCGTCGGCCTCGCGGGCTTCGCCGTCACCTCCGGTCTGATCGGCGTGTCCAGCGGCGTCGGCATGGTGATCGCGCTCCGCGTCCTGCAGGGCGTGTTCGGCGCGCTGCTCCAGCCCGCCGCGCTCGGCCTGCTGCGCGCCACCTTCCCGGCCGAGAAGCTCAACATGGCCATCGGCATCTGGGGCATGGTCATCGGTGCCTCCACCGCCGCCGGGCCGATCGCGGGCGGTCTGCTGGTCGAGCACGTCAGCTGGGAATCGGTCTTCTTCATCAACGTGCCCGTGGGTCTGGTCGCGCTGGTCCTGGGCCTGGTCATCCTGAAGGACGTACGGGCCGAGAACGCGCCGCGGTCCTTCGACATCCCCGGCATCCTGGCGCTCTCCGGCGCGATGTTCGGCCTGGTGTGGGGCTTGATCAAGGCTCCGGAGTGGGGCTGGGGCGACCCGCTGACCCTGGGCTTCCTGGTCGGCTCGGTGCTGCTGTTCGTCCTGTTCGCGTTCTGGGAGACCAAGGCCTCCGAGCCGCTGATCCCGCTGCGGATGTTCCGCTCGGTGCCGCTGTCCGCGGGTACCGCGCTGATGGTGCTGATGGCCTTCGCCTTCCTGGGCGGCCTGTTCTTCGTCACCTTCTACCTGCAGAACGTGCACGGGATGTCGGCGGTGGAGTGCGGTGTCCACCTGCTGCCGCTCACCGCGATGATGATCGTCAGCTCGCCGGTCGCCGGCGCGCTGATCACCAAGTTCGGCCCGCGGGTGCCGCTGGTCGGCGGCATGGTGTGCACGGCGGTCGCCATGTTCGGGATGACCGGCCTGGAGGCGGACTCCGGCACCCTGGTCATGTCCGTGTGGTTCGCGCTGCTGGGCCTCGGCCTGGCCCCGGTGATGGTCGGCGCCACCGACGTCATCGTCGGCAACGCGCCGCTGGAGCTGTCCGGCGTGGCCGGCGGCCTCCAGGGCTCCGCGATGCAGGTCGGCGGCAGTCTCGGCACCGCCGTCCTCGGTACGGTCATGGCGTCCCGTGTGGACGGCCTGCTGCCCGAGAAGTGGGCCGCGGCCGGACTGCCCCCGCTCAAGGGCGAGCAGGCCGCGCAGGCCGCCGACGCGGTCGTGGTCGGTGTGCCGCCGGTCGCCAAGGACACCCCGGCCGAGATCGTCGCGGTGATCACGAAGATCACCAACGAGACCTTCCTCTCGGGGATGGGGCTGGCCTTCACCGTCGCCGGCATCGTGGCCGCCTTCGCGGCGGGCATCGCCTTCCTGACCAAGCGCGGCGTCAACGCGGACGCCGCCGGCGGCGGGGTGCACATCTGA
- a CDS encoding TetR family transcriptional regulator, with product MKHAMRATPVCGLRERKKQRTRDALIRAAIELFVLKGYERTTVDEIAAEVEVSQRTFFRYFAGKEEVALALEDSVEEAFVTAVAERPAGEPPFVALRAALDDSWHSISAVIAAVVPLSTYMAMYRVIESTPPLLSAQMRHSALVEERLASVIAAREGLDPADPRPRVLVAAVGGVIRVAQRLWGDGDETSVESIRRITEEHLDLLVPVLAQPWAEHEGVSGISLFQT from the coding sequence ATGAAGCACGCGATGCGCGCGACGCCCGTGTGCGGACTGCGCGAACGCAAGAAGCAGCGGACGCGCGACGCGCTCATACGGGCCGCGATCGAGCTGTTCGTCCTCAAGGGGTACGAGCGCACGACCGTCGACGAGATCGCCGCCGAGGTGGAGGTCTCGCAGCGCACCTTCTTCCGCTACTTCGCCGGCAAGGAGGAGGTCGCGCTCGCGCTGGAGGACAGCGTCGAGGAGGCCTTCGTCACCGCGGTGGCCGAGCGGCCGGCCGGCGAACCGCCCTTCGTGGCGCTGCGCGCGGCGCTGGACGATTCCTGGCACAGCATCAGCGCCGTCATCGCCGCCGTCGTGCCGCTGTCCACGTACATGGCGATGTACCGGGTGATCGAGTCCACGCCGCCGCTGCTGTCCGCCCAGATGCGCCACTCGGCGCTCGTCGAGGAACGGCTCGCCTCGGTCATCGCCGCCCGCGAGGGCCTGGACCCGGCGGACCCGCGACCGCGGGTCCTGGTGGCGGCCGTCGGCGGGGTCATCCGGGTGGCCCAGCGGCTGTGGGGCGACGGTGACGAGACCAGCGTGGAGTCCATCCGCCGGATCACCGAGGAACACCTTGACCTGCTGGTCCCGGTCCTGGCACAACCGTGGGCCGAACACGAGGGTGTGTCCGGAATCTCCTTGTTCCAAACGTGA